In Ischnura elegans chromosome 6, ioIscEleg1.1, whole genome shotgun sequence, one genomic interval encodes:
- the LOC124161122 gene encoding peroxisome biogenesis factor 2, whose translation MDRAASSYVPRVEQLDAVDLDKEVTGVLKDQLLNIFKFSGNSFLASWEPELELFLKIMIWKFSVMKNYATFGHQLLGLKFGGKFNSRKAWLLAFIMFGSKYLQSRSIEIANLTSSRSSKDMVHKTTRYVEVSVHVLNLVNFLIFLRKGLYPTLAYRLLGLTIVPIEPGKSRTIGYSYMTRELLWHGFAELLAFTLPLVNYHYLKRKIGSLIFTKEPVEAMDACLDHNTLCSLCEEPPILPYKIGCPHIFCYYCIKAQMIADSQFECNVCGFPSRGSIQLVKM comes from the exons ATGGATCGTGCCGCCTCGTCGTACGTACCTCGGGTTGAACAG CTTGATGCTGTCGATCTAGACAAAGAAGTAACAGGGGTACTCAAAGATCAGTTGCTGAACATCTTTAAGTTCTCTGGT AATTCATTTTTAGCCTCATGGGAACCCGAGCTTGAGCTATTCTTAAAGATAATGATCTGGAAG TTCTCAGTGATGAAAAACTATGCCACATTTGGACATCAACTACTAGGGCTAAAATTTGGCGGAAAATTCAACAGCAGGAAGGCATGGCTATTGGCATTTATCATGTTTGGATCCAAGTACTTACAGTCACGGTCGATTGAGATAGCCAACTTAACATCCTCAAGATCATCTAAAGATATG GTCCACAAGACTACACGATATGTGGAAGTGAGTGTTCATGTGCTCAATTTGGTTAACTTTTTAATATTCCTGAGGAAAGGATTGTACCCAACTTTGGCTTACAGGCTTCTTGGTCTCACAATTGTACCAATTGAACCAGGCAAAAGCCGCACTATTGGTTATTCTTACATGACTAGAGAGCTGTTATGGCATGGATTTGCA GAACTACTTGCCTTCACTCTTCCACTTGTTAATTACCATTATTTGAAAAGGAAGATTGGCAGTTTGATTTTTACCAAAGAACCTGTGGAAGCCATGGATGCTTGCCTTGATCATAATACTCTTTGCTCATTGTGTGAAGAGCCTCCTATATTGCCATATAAAATAGGCTGTCCACATATTTTTTGTTACTACTGCATCAAG GCTCAAATGATTGCTGATTCACAATTTGAATGTAATGTCTGTGGATTCCCATCCCGAGGATCTATTCAACTGGTGAAAATGTGA